The genomic region GTTAAGATTATCCTGTAGTGGGTTGTAATAGTTTTGAGTCTAATCAGTAACAGGCATGACAAAGTGAGATTGGTAACTATATCCTGCACTCTCGATTTGTTTAATTTTATTTTCAATAGTATCAATTTGTGGATATTCTTCATTCCAATAAGCAGAGATTTTCTCTGATGGAGTATTAGTAATCCAACTGATTTCACTGCAAATAAGATATCCATCATTTTTCAGGAACTTTTTCCAATCACGAAGACCATTTTCAAATCCTGCTATATAAATAGCACCCTCTGACCAAATTAAATCAAATGAATTTTCTTCAAATGGCATTTCAAACATTGAGATACACTTTCCAATTACTCTATTAGATAATCCAAATTTTTCAGCAGTACTATTCAAATTCTCGATAAAAGGCATATGATTATCTATAGCAATAATCGTAGCATTGGGAAATTCTTGTGCCAATAACATTGTATGAATACCGTTTCCACAACCAATATCTAAGATTTTAATATGTTCTTTTGAACCGTTAAACATTGAAATTGCCTTTAGTGTAGAAGCTTGACTACCAGGGGCAAGTCTATCTAAACCATTAAATGCTTCAAAAAAATATTTTTCCATTTCTTTTTCCATTTCGCAAACCTCCAGAAATACCCTTTCAATTGATTTCAGTGTTATTATATAGCAGTTAAATGATTTTGTCTATATTTAAAACAGAATCATCTATTGTGTATATGTAAAACCGCAAAAGGTTTTATGAAAGAAACAGATATATTGAATTGCATTAAAGACCATATAAAGAAATAAAGCTATTCATCTATCTTTTGA from Caldisalinibacter kiritimatiensis harbors:
- a CDS encoding class I SAM-dependent methyltransferase, which encodes MEKEMEKYFFEAFNGLDRLAPGSQASTLKAISMFNGSKEHIKILDIGCGNGIHTMLLAQEFPNATIIAIDNHMPFIENLNSTAEKFGLSNRVIGKCISMFEMPFEENSFDLIWSEGAIYIAGFENGLRDWKKFLKNDGYLICSEISWITNTPSEKISAYWNEEYPQIDTIENKIKQIESAGYSYQSHFVMPVTD